TTCAATATTTTTCAATATACCTCTGGTTTCAAGAGAGGGATTTAAATGGTTTTGCCTCACATTTTTTAAGTGAATCACAAGGTGAAATGGAACATGCTCAGAAATTTGCAGATTACTTAATAGCAAGAGGACAAAGTGTAAAATTAGATGAAATTCCCGTACCCGTTCAAACATGGGATTCTATAGAGGAGCTGATTTCTTATTCTTTTAACATGGAGGCTGATTTAACTTCATCTCTACAACAACTCTATTCCATATCAGAAAGAATTTCAGATACAAGAACTAATGT
The Prochlorococcus marinus XMU1411 genome window above contains:
- a CDS encoding ferritin; the encoded protein is MNENNSKTKKLVNFGPSGRAVAQPMDVSLLDNIFEHLTMERYANVQYFSIYLWFQERDLNGFASHFLSESQGEMEHAQKFADYLIARGQSVKLDEIPVPVQTWDSIEELISYSFNMEADLTSSLQQLYSISERISDTRTNVFLDPIIEAQTQSEDEFANILGKVKFASNQPSAILLIDSDLKKK